The sequence CGGGCTCAACGTGGGCGAGGGAGTGTAGGCCAGGTGGGTGGGCGTCATGGGCAGAGCCGGGGAGAGCTGAGGGGGCAGCAGGGATCCAGGCCCAGCCAGAGGTGACACAGGGAAGGGGCTGAGGGGTTCAGGGCCACCCCGAGGCCGGGGATAGACACGGAAGACACCAGGGTCATGGGGCAGGCGGGCCAGCGGGGGCCCTCGGAAGGCACCCAGATCTGGAGGGCCAGGTGGTCGGGCCCGGGGATCCTCTCCCAGCGGTTCCTCCAGCTCTGATGTGCCATCACTACAGTCACTGACTGAACCTCGGCCCAGGCGGCGGGCCACCACAGCAGAAAAGAGGGAGGATGAGGATGAAGAGCAGGCCGGTGGTGAGCGGGGGTCCTCGGTGGGGGACAGCACCTCGGAGGGCGTCGAGGGAGGGAAGCGGAAGTGGCTACCGCCCGACGGCACTGGCGGGGCACTCTGGGGCACCGCACCCCCTGGCGGAAGGGAGACAGTGTCAAGGCCCCTGGCCTAGCCTGAAGGGGCACACAGACCCCCTCCACACCAACCATCCCCGGTACTCACCAGCCAACCCCACATCAATGAAAGGGTAATTGACCAGCACCAGTTTGTTGAAATTGAACTTGTAGGTGAACCGTTTCCCCTTAGTCTTGTGCAGAATGCGCTTGTTATAGTAATAGCTGTGGGTACAGAAATGCCATTGGGAGGGTCAGGTATGTGGGATCCAGGTCTAGACTCCACACCTTAACACGCACTTAGGTGTGGTCCCAAAGGCCAACTGAGGAACGTGGGCCACAGAAGACAAATCAAGTGCCCAGAGAGTGGGTACCAGCTCTCTCCTCACATGTAAGGCAAGACTAGAGGATCCACTGGTGACCGTATTCTCTCCTCAAGATACTTCTGCGTTACCAAGGGGCTCAGGGAAGGGCTGGGagtggcccaaggtcacacagctaggattTGGCAAAGCCAGGGGTCAGACCCAATGCTTGTTCCCACAGGCAAGGGGCTGTGCATCGGGTGGGGACAGTCCACATGTGCTCAGGGGTCCCCAGCCCGTCCTCACCGCAGGGCCCGGCTCAGCTTGTCGTAATTCATCTGGGGCTTGCACTTGCGGACGCCCCACAGCCGGGCCACCTCATCAGGGTCTTTGATGACGAATTCCCCGTAGTCCCCCTGCCAGGCGATGACGCCCTGGTACTCCTCCTTTCGTAGCAGCTCCAAGATAAAGTGCCACAGCTGGATCTGCCTCGAGCCAGGGGACGACTCTGGCTTGTAGGCCCAATCCGGGAAGGCAAACCCTGGGGATAGGAGGCAGGGAGTGGCCTGGGGTCAGGATGCCAAGTCCAGGGCTCTGGGTCCCATCCCAGGGTCCACCTCTGCCCTGCCTTCAACATAGGGAAATCTGTCTCACCTCA comes from Macaca fascicularis isolate 582-1 chromosome 19, T2T-MFA8v1.1 and encodes:
- the ERF gene encoding ETS domain-containing transcription factor ERF isoform X1; its protein translation is MKTPADTGFAFPDWAYKPESSPGSRQIQLWHFILELLRKEEYQGVIAWQGDYGEFVIKDPDEVARLWGVRKCKPQMNYDKLSRALRYYYNKRILHKTKGKRFTYKFNFNKLVLVNYPFIDVGLAGGAVPQSAPPVPSGGSHFRFPPSTPSEVLSPTEDPRSPPACSSSSSSLFSAVVARRLGRGSVSDCSDGTSELEEPLGEDPRARPPGPPDLGAFRGPPLARLPHDPGVFRVYPRPRGGPEPLSPFPVSPLAGPGSLLPPQLSPALPMTPTHLAYTPSPTLSPMYPSGGGGPSGSGGGSHFSFSPEDMKRYLQAHTQSVYNYHLSPRAFLHYPGLVVPQPQRPDKCPLPPMAPETPPVPSSASSSSSSSSSPFKFKLQPPPLGRRQRAAGEKGPAGADQSGGSAGGLAEGAGALAPPPPPPQIKVEPISEGESEEVEVTDISDEDEEDGEVFKTPRAPPAPPKPEPGEAPGASQCMPLKLRFKRRWSEDCRLEGGGGPAGGFEDEGEDKKVRGEGPGEAGGPLTPRRVSSDLQHATAQLSLEHRDS